The Gemmatimonas aurantiaca T-27 DNA segment GCCATGTCACATCACCACCCGCCATCTCGTCACACCACTACAAGAGCCCGTCGCGATTCCGAGGTGGTCTGATGTCACATAGATGAAGTAAGAGGAGCATAGCCATGAAGATCGCCATCGCCGGGGGCACCGGCACCGTGGGCCGCCATACCGTGGCGGCGGCCCGAAGCCGAGGCCATGAGGTCGTCATTCTGTCCCGATCCCATGGGGTGGATGTGCAGACTGGAGAAGGACTCGCCGCAGCGCTCACCGGTGTGGACGCGCTCATCGACGTCACCAATACCACCACGTTGTTCGCCGCTACCGCGCGCCGGTTCTTCGAGACAGGGACCCGCAACTTACTGAGCGCCGAACTCACGGCAGGGGTGAAGCACCATGTTGCCCTGTCGATTGTGGGTATCGATGGCATCGATGCGGGCTACTACGCCGGCAAGCTGGCGCAGGAGCGGCTGATTGCCGCGGGGCCGGTTCCGTACACCATTGCGCGGGCAGCGCAGTTCCATGAGTTCGCCGGACAACTGCTCCACGGCATGAAGGGACCGATCGCCATCATGCCCATGACGCTCATGCGGCCCGTGGCGGCGCAGGAGGTCGGGGATCATCTGGTGACCGTGGCGGAAGGC contains these protein-coding regions:
- a CDS encoding SDR family oxidoreductase; the protein is MKIAIAGGTGTVGRHTVAAARSRGHEVVILSRSHGVDVQTGEGLAAALTGVDALIDVTNTTTLFAATARRFFETGTRNLLSAELTAGVKHHVALSIVGIDGIDAGYYAGKLAQERLIAAGPVPYTIARAAQFHEFAGQLLHGMKGPIAIMPMTLMRPVAAQEVGDHLVTVAEGGPVQRAVDLVGPRDERLADLARRQLAHEGHRRRVVELRIPGVYGRGLASGSLRGVSPRIEARLTFDEWLQSGTAFAR